The following is a genomic window from Prunus persica cultivar Lovell chromosome G7, Prunus_persica_NCBIv2, whole genome shotgun sequence.
ATGTAATTCTTTTACTCCAAAGCCATCAGAATATAGTTCCTTCACCAAATTTTGACATGCTAAGAAGAGTGCCTGGAAAAATAACCATGAGAACAAGAAATtaacacaacaaaaagaaaacatacgtTACTAAAAAGATAGGAGGGGAGAGGGGTCGGGGGCATAAATATCCAGACCTGTAAATAGCGTTGAGGATAAATATTAACAGCTTCAGGCATATAAAATGAGGTGTTGAAAGGTACACATATACTGGGTAGAAGATTTTGGGCAGCATCGTTGTCAATGGTTTCTATTCTGCAACTGGCAAGGCAATTCTGGGCATTCTAAtgacataaaacaaaatatactAGGATCATAAAGAGGTCGAAAATCAAGTGTTGAAGCTGTTGTGCTAATAGAATGATGAGGGAGAATTACATCTTTCAACATCATCAAGTTCTTCATGCTCAGGGCTGGTCTCAAGATGCCCCTGAAGAGAACAAATACAAGACATGCCTATTAGCTAAACTAATGCAAAGATAAAGAGTGAAAGAAAACCTTTCAAGATGCTAGACAGACTAAAATGCATAAGCCCCTCCCCCCAACCCCACAAATGCTGCAAGTAGAACACAACCAAAGATTTCAACTTTACTTTCAAAgtttccataattcaattcaatttacaaatattcattttcGTAATGGACGAAAATCCAATGGAAATTTGAGACCCGATGTCAACATAACAAACATGAATATTGTGTTCAGGGTTTGAAatggaatgaagaaaaaagcaaaCCTTCTTCTAAcaattggcaatgggtcgTCTTCATTAGGATTTTGAGCAGCagaagctgctgctgcttcggCAACGCTCAAAAGGTTTAAAGATTCATTCCAGCAGTCGGCAGCACGCCATAGAAGCTTGGCTTTAGGGGAATAAGGGTGAAGAAGGCCTCCTGAAACGCCCGATGCACCTCCTCCGATTCCAACTTCATCGTAAATGTCAATGCGTATACACGAGTCTTTGGGACTCTGCTTTAACAAGTGCCACGCAACTGAGAGGCCGGCGAAGCCAGCACCAAGCACCGCGTACCTCACACAACTTGGGCCAAGACTCGGAGGACGCTGCCCATGAGTCAGAGAAACCGACGAGGAGGACCGAGCTGAACAAGaataacaacaaaatggtAAAGTGGTTCCTCTGGTACTGTGTACACCATGACCCATCCTCCCTCCTCCAATTCCTCTAATACTCGGCTTCCTTTGGATTTCGAATGGTGTCCACTTCCTCCGTTATGGCTGCTATCACTGCGCGCAGCTTacccttctcttttcttttcatttgtttttttttttggggggtttttCTATGGGGCCTTTTTTTCTGTCCATTTTCTCATTACGAAACCCACACCACCTTTGGTGGTGGGTGGAACTAAACTGAACTATTTCAATACAAATCAACAAGAGTCCTGGCTGTTGTTTGGCGTGCTAAGATTGAAAAGTCAACGTATAACCCAACAAGTTTAACGAAATTGAAGtttcaattggaggaaacatGGCTCACGCATTTGACAAGGTGCTCCCAATGCTTGTGATAGTGTAAACTATTTAGAAGATGAATGTCAGAATTCGGATTTTGGAGgcacccaaaatttcaaatttgtatAGCACTAGAAAATAGTCTAAGTTGCTCCTGTCATTTCACATCATATAGGTTGACGACACTTGTGCACAGCTAAGTTAAGGCCCCATTTCTCATTAAAATTACACAAGCAATAGATAATTGTCCTGTAATAGCTCACTGTTTATGAAAAATGTCagaaaaatattacaaataCTTTTATGCTTTACGTAAAATAAGACGTCTTTCTCGCTTGTATTCAACTTCATCCCTCTGGTGCATAATTATAAGAGCTCTTCTCACCTGCCATAATAACAATGATATCAATGAATGCACCAATACAGACTTTATGATTCGATTATACGAAAAGATGCGGTTTGAAGCAAATGGACACCCATACGATTGCTTCTGCCCATTAGTTTCTTAATAATGGTCTGTTCAGCTAAAACAGTGGTTCTTCCGGTGTCCATTGTTTCTTGTTCCACAATCACAACATTGTCATTAATTTTATTCGAAGaaataattcaaattgaaaagcACCAAACGTTAAGGAAGCATAAACGGTAGAGGCATTATTGGGTACAAAAATCATTTTCTAGAAACAGTCACTGTTGTTCTAAAGAATCAGATTTTCCAAATTTGTTGTTCGTGTACGGAGGCAACTGTAATggatatttaattaaatgacTACTTACAATAGATTCATTCATCCCCATTCTTGTGAGCTCATCAATCAGCTTTCTCTCTGATATGTGGTTCCCAATACCTACTCTTCTCCTTATCTCAGTTTCAGCTTGCTGTTtaagggagaaaaaaaaaagattaagcacgcatggaaaaaagaaagagagagataacAGAGCGAATGACAATCTCTTAttagttattttattattttgttctaGGATTGATGGCAGTGACACAGTTTCTACTAACCTTAATTTCGTTTGCCATCTCAGCAGTAAGATTGACTTGTTGATTTATTCCAGACTTTGCTGCATCCATTGTGGACACGGTAAATAGTCTTATTGCTTCCTTAACATTATCCTCAGTAGCAACATGGCACCTGAACCATAATTATGGAAACAGAGGCGGttcaataataaaaacagATGCAGTACCACTCTAAATTTGACATAGTAGCGTTTTTATTATTACAGCTCTAGTCCCCATTTTCCTGTTATTAAACATTCCAAACTGGAAATTCTAAgcaccaatcaatatcactaAATACTTACAGTTTCATTTTTGCAAGGGCCTCACTCAATCTCACAATAGCTTCCAGCTGCCTTACAGTGATTGGTATTGCAGCAGCCTCCCCGGTTTCATTTGCTTGCTGTCTCATGTCCTATAAGAAAATTCACGAAGATGATGGGATTCCCAAAAAATCCTTTAGCTATATGTATTTCTTTGAGCACCATATGAGCATTTCTAATATGCCATCTGCTCAAGAATTTTGAATGCCAATCGCCTCAATAGTATAAGCTAACAGCAAGAGTACCTGTCTGATTTTCACATAATTATCCTGCAGCTTCTTGGATGCAGGTTCTGATAAACGGGGGTGACATTCAGTACGACAATATTGTATGTATCTGCACATGTTACAATGAAAAAGATTCagcatcttcttttttttgtttttttttaatagaaacaTTGTATTGATAATCAAGAGGAAAAATCCTTGATCAAACAAGaagaccaaaaataaagagtGTCTGACATCTTGTCAATATTTCAATTGCATCATTGTGCAAAGAATGTATGACCATGTGCTTAAAACTATATACCTCTTCAGCCAATTCTCTTCTTTAGAAACTACCCTATTGTCACCCAGAGCTGCCCCAGCAGACGCATGAACCTTTATGATATGACTTGCTATAATCTGTCATTGAAAAGCAGAATCAAGTT
Proteins encoded in this region:
- the LOC18771233 gene encoding uncharacterized protein LOC18771233, which encodes MGHGVHSTRGTTLPFCCYSCSARSSSSVSLTHGQRPPSLGPSCVRYAVLGAGFAGLSVAWHLLKQSPKDSCIRIDIYDEVGIGGGASGVSGGLLHPYSPKAKLLWRAADCWNESLNLLSVAEAAAASAAQNPNEDDPLPIVRRRGILRPALSMKNLMMLKDNAQNCLASCRIETIDNDAAQNLLPSICVPFNTSFYMPEAVNIYPQRYLQALFLACQNLVKELYSDGFGVKELHLHKSSVHKLLDLEGEYQAVIVCLGAKADLLPELCGRLPLRTCRGVVAHLQLPDHLGEEYPSLGPSILSDAWLAVQGPRNLYLGSTWKWKSRNSSPNVCADEATEALNELLPKACAIFPALKDWSFAGARAGLRAMPPLTPHGSLPLLGCVNDIVGENRTSNYWLFGGLGSRGLLYHGWLGKLMAEAVLSCREELIPDELTSWKKRRQ